The Bradyrhizobium ottawaense genome window below encodes:
- a CDS encoding TRAP transporter substrate-binding protein, protein MRTFAIAASIAALALGLAGPASAQSPIIIKFSHVVATDTPKGKGAEKFKELAEKYTGGKVKVEVYPNSTLYKDKEELEALQLGSVQMLAPSNSKFGPLGIREFEVFDLPYILPDLKTLRKVTEGPLGTRLLKLLDAKGITGLAYWDNGFKQMSANKKLIAPVDYQGVKFRIQSSRVLQAQFKALSSLPQVMAFSEVYQALQTGVVDGQENTWSNIYTQKMHEVQKYITETNHGYIGYVVIVNKKFWDDLPADIREQLTKAMKEATDFSNAQSQKENDDALAEIKKSGKSEIIKLTGEQDEAMRKAMEPVYKDAAGRIGQPLIDEFLKEAKSTTN, encoded by the coding sequence ATGCGCACCTTCGCGATCGCCGCGTCCATCGCGGCACTGGCACTCGGACTTGCCGGGCCGGCATCGGCGCAATCGCCGATCATCATCAAGTTCAGCCACGTCGTCGCCACCGACACGCCGAAGGGCAAGGGGGCGGAGAAGTTCAAGGAGCTCGCCGAGAAGTACACCGGCGGAAAGGTCAAGGTCGAGGTCTACCCGAACTCGACGCTGTACAAGGACAAGGAAGAGCTCGAGGCGCTTCAGCTCGGCAGCGTGCAGATGCTGGCGCCGTCGAACTCCAAGTTCGGACCGCTCGGCATTCGCGAGTTCGAGGTGTTCGATCTGCCCTACATCCTGCCCGACCTGAAGACGCTGCGGAAGGTGACGGAAGGCCCGCTCGGCACGCGGCTTCTCAAGCTGCTGGATGCCAAGGGCATCACCGGCCTTGCCTATTGGGACAACGGCTTCAAGCAGATGAGCGCCAACAAGAAGCTGATCGCGCCCGTCGACTATCAGGGCGTCAAGTTCCGCATCCAGTCCTCGCGCGTGCTGCAGGCCCAGTTCAAGGCGCTCAGCTCGCTGCCGCAGGTGATGGCGTTCTCGGAAGTCTACCAGGCGCTCCAGACCGGCGTGGTCGACGGCCAGGAGAACACCTGGTCGAACATCTATACCCAGAAGATGCACGAGGTGCAGAAGTACATCACCGAGACCAATCACGGCTACATCGGCTACGTCGTGATCGTGAACAAGAAGTTCTGGGACGATCTGCCGGCCGACATCCGCGAGCAGCTCACCAAGGCGATGAAGGAAGCGACCGACTTCAGCAACGCGCAGTCGCAGAAGGAAAACGACGACGCGCTCGCCGAGATCAAGAAGAGCGGCAAGAGCGAGATCATCAAGCTCACCGGCGAGCAGGACGAGGCGATGCGCAAGGCGATGGAGCCGGTCTACAAGGACGCCGCAGGCCGCATCGGCCAGCCGCTGATCGACGAATTCCTCAAGGAAGCCAAGAGCACCACGAATTGA